In the genome of Segatella copri, one region contains:
- a CDS encoding S-ribosylhomocysteine lyase yields MNKIPSFTINHNKLLRGIYVSRKDEVGGEVVTTFDIRMKVPNQEPCLHNGAIHTIEHLAATYLRNDEEWKDRIIYWGPMGCLTGNYLLIRGDLQSKDIVPLMQRTFQFIADFEGEIPGQAAKDCGNYLLHDLPMAKYESKKYLEEVLNCITEQNLIYPTQD; encoded by the coding sequence ATGAATAAGATTCCAAGTTTCACAATCAATCATAACAAGTTGCTCCGCGGCATCTACGTAAGCCGCAAGGACGAAGTAGGCGGAGAAGTAGTCACCACCTTCGATATCCGCATGAAGGTGCCTAACCAGGAGCCTTGCCTCCACAACGGTGCCATCCATACCATCGAGCACCTGGCTGCCACCTACCTCAGAAACGACGAGGAGTGGAAAGACCGCATCATCTATTGGGGACCGATGGGATGCCTCACCGGCAACTACCTCCTCATCCGTGGCGACCTACAGAGCAAGGACATCGTGCCGCTGATGCAGCGCACCTTCCAGTTCATCGCCGACTTCGAAGGCGAAATTCCAGGACAGGCAGCCAAGGATTGCGGCAACTATCTGCTCCACGACCTGCCAATGGCCAAGTATGAATCCAAGAAGTATCTCGAAGAGGTACTCAACTGTATCACAGAACAGAATCTGATTTATCCTACACAGGATTAA
- a CDS encoding 5'-methylthioadenosine/adenosylhomocysteine nucleosidase, with product MRIGIIVAMDKEFAQLKTLLTESQTERKNQKDFVIGKIGANEVVMQQCGIGKVNSAIGAVEMIDNYHPDLVISSGVAGGADINLNVTEVVVATNCVYHDAYCGDECEYGQILGMPATFKTPQEYVEKALAINNLPDNKHPKIHAGQIVSGEWFVDSKEKMRSILEHFPHAMAVDMESCSIAQTCHIYKTPFISFRIISDVPLKDTKAQMYFDFWAKMAEGSFNVTKAFLESL from the coding sequence ATGAGAATAGGAATTATCGTTGCGATGGACAAGGAATTCGCGCAACTCAAGACATTATTGACAGAATCGCAGACAGAGCGAAAGAATCAGAAAGACTTCGTCATCGGAAAGATTGGTGCCAACGAAGTGGTGATGCAGCAGTGCGGCATCGGTAAGGTGAACAGTGCCATCGGAGCGGTGGAGATGATTGATAACTATCATCCCGACCTCGTCATCTCTTCAGGCGTTGCCGGAGGTGCCGACATCAACCTCAATGTAACCGAAGTGGTGGTAGCCACCAACTGCGTATACCACGATGCCTACTGCGGCGACGAGTGCGAGTACGGTCAGATTCTCGGCATGCCAGCCACCTTCAAGACTCCACAGGAGTATGTGGAGAAGGCGCTTGCCATCAACAACCTGCCCGACAACAAGCACCCTAAGATTCATGCCGGACAGATCGTAAGCGGCGAGTGGTTTGTGGATAGCAAGGAGAAGATGCGTTCCATCCTGGAGCACTTTCCTCATGCCATGGCCGTGGATATGGAGAGCTGCTCCATCGCCCAGACCTGTCACATCTACAAGACGCCGTTCATCTCCTTCCGCATCATCAGCGATGTGCCGCTGAAGGACACCAAGGCGCAGATGTACTTCGATTTCTGGGCAAAAATGGCAGAAGGCTCGTTTAATGTCACCAAGGCTTTTCTCGAAAGTCTGTAA